The sequence below is a genomic window from uncultured Stenotrophomonas sp..
CACCTGATCCGCGAGCACGCCCCGGAGCTGCTCGGCCACGAGGAAGTGCAGCAACTGCTGGCGACGCTGGCCAAGAGCGCGCCGAAACTGGCCGAGGACCTCACCCCGAAGGCACTGCCGATCCCGGTGATCGCGCGTGTGCTGCAGAACCTGCTGATCGAGCACATCCCGATCCGCCAGCTGCGCAAGATCGCCGAGGCGCTGGTCGAGAACGCCCCGCTCAGCCAGGACCCGGCAGTGCTGACCGCCGCGGTGCGCAACGCGCTGGGCCGCTTCATCGTGCAGGAAATCGCCGGCATGTCGCCCGAACTGCCGGTATTCACCCTCAACCCGCAACTGGAACGGGTCTTGCAGGAGTCAACGCAGGGCAACGGTGCCGCGCTGGAACCCGGTCTCGCCGAGCGCCTCCACCAGAGTCTTGCCGATTGCGTCGGCAAGCAGGAGGCGCGCAACGAGCCGGCCGTGGTGCTGGTACCGGGCCCGGTCCGCGCCGCGCTCGCGCGCATGGTCCGCCACAGCGTCCCCTCGCTGTCGGTGCTGGCCTACAGCGAGGTACCGGAAGACAAGCGCCTGAAACTGATCGGCACGATCAGCTGAAGGCACCTGGCAACCGGCACCGGCGACGGAAAACCGCCACTGCCACGAAGCACGTAAGGAGCACGCACCGCCATGCACGACACCGCCACCGCCACTGCTCCTTCCCTGCCCCCCCATTCCGCTTCCCGAGCCGCCAGCATGAAGATCAAACGTTTCGTCGCCGCCGACATGCGCACCGCCATGAACCTGGTGCGCAAGGAACATGGCCCTGATGCCGTGATCCTCTCCAACCGGCGCATCGAGGAAGGCGTCGAGATCGTGGCGGCCGCCCATTACGACGAATCCGTGGTGCAGCGCGCACTGGAAGCCGCGCGCCCGGCCCCGGCCGCGGCACCCAAGCCGCGCAGTGCCGCCGAGGCCATCATCGCCGCGGTCACCCGCCGCAAGGCTCCGGAATCCGAGGCCGAACCGGTGACCGCCACCACCTCGGCGGTGGCCGAACTGGCGCGCTCGGCGGTGGGCGCCACCGGCCGCTCCATCGACAGCAGCCTGGAACTGGCCCCCGGCAGCCGTTTCCCGGCCCAGCCACGGCCGCAGCCGAAGGCCCCGGCCGCGGCGGTGCCGGAGCAGGTGTTCGCCAATTTCCTCGGCAACGCCGAGGCCACCGCGGCCCTGCCACCGCGGGAAACCGTCGCAACGGCCCCGGCACCGGCCCCGGTCAATCGCGCCCGTTTCGTCATCGACCCGCCGCTGGAAGAACCTGCGCCCGCCCCGCTGGCCACCGCACCAGCTACCGCACCGGCCATGGCCCAACCGGAACCGGCGCCGGCGCCGATGCCTGAGCCGGCCACCCCGGCGCTGAGCGTGGTCGCCAGCGCCCCGCGCGACGACGAACAGCTGACCCAACTGCGCCGGGAAATGACCGGCATGCGTCAGTTGATCGAGCGCGAGATGCACCGCCTCAACGACGAGCGCCTGCGCGGCAACCCGGTGCGTGCCAGCGCCCTGGACCTGATGGACGAATACGGCTTCGACGCCGGCCTGGCCCGCGACGTGGCGATGCAGATCCCGGCCGACACCGACCCGGCCCGTGCCCGTGGCCTGATGCTGGGGCTGATCTCGAAGAAGCTGCCGATCACCCCGGTCGACCCGATCGAGACCGGCGGGGTCATCGCCCTGGTCGGCCCCACCGGCGCCGGCAAGACCACCACCATCGCCAAGCTGGCCTCGCGCTTCGCCGAAACCCACGCCCCGCGCGATGTCGCCCTGGTCACCACCGACACCCAGCGCATCGGCGCCCGCGAGCAGCTGTACGGCTTCGGCCGCCAGCTCGGCATCGCCGTGCACGAGGCCCACAGCGGCACCAACCTGAACCAGTTGCTGGAGCGGCTGGCCGACTACAAGCTGGTGCTGATCGACACCGCCGGCCTCGGCCAGCGCGACCGTGCCCTCGCCGCCCAGCTGCAGTGGCTGCGCGCGGCCGGACAA
It includes:
- a CDS encoding Flagellar biosynthesis protein FlhF — its product is MHDTATATAPSLPPHSASRAASMKIKRFVAADMRTAMNLVRKEHGPDAVILSNRRIEEGVEIVAAAHYDESVVQRALEAARPAPAAAPKPRSAAEAIIAAVTRRKAPESEAEPVTATTSAVAELARSAVGATGRSIDSSLELAPGSRFPAQPRPQPKAPAAAVPEQVFANFLGNAEATAALPPRETVATAPAPAPVNRARFVIDPPLEEPAPAPLATAPATAPAMAQPEPAPAPMPEPATPALSVVASAPRDDEQLTQLRREMTGMRQLIEREMHRLNDERLRGNPVRASALDLMDEYGFDAGLARDVAMQIPADTDPARARGLMLGLISKKLPITPVDPIETGGVIALVGPTGAGKTTTIAKLASRFAETHAPRDVALVTTDTQRIGAREQLYGFGRQLGIAVHEAHSGTNLNQLLERLADYKLVLIDTAGLGQRDRALAAQLQWLRAAGQIRTLLVLPANTGFQDMDEVVRRFGAASPQGLVLTKLDETGRLGSALSVAVDHHLPITWVTDGQDVPEDLHRASAANLVLRLEDLRRAADMPCSTPELTDAVA